A single Roseivivax sp. THAF197b DNA region contains:
- a CDS encoding serine hydrolase, whose amino-acid sequence MSVTGPVFTHRIFVSDDAHQTGGTEVFPYWSFTKTVIAICALRMAQERRLDLDRHVTGYDFTLRQLLNHTSGLPDYFTVPDYREAVARNEQPWTAEHLREITMAQGRLFAPGQGWAYSNLGYMLARDLIEDVAERPFADLVKHIICDPLGLDSIELAVTRRDFERAHWTVTKGYHPGWVYHGCLVGSAADAARLLHALFRGKLLNASVFGEMLVQRPLGGAIEGRPWTECGYALGLMSGRCGDVGRAIGHSGAGPFCVNAVYHFPDLPRPVTVASFTDGADEGVAEFAAVSEARRG is encoded by the coding sequence ATGAGTGTGACCGGACCCGTCTTTACGCATCGTATCTTCGTGTCTGATGACGCGCATCAGACGGGCGGGACAGAAGTGTTCCCCTACTGGAGCTTTACCAAGACGGTCATTGCCATTTGTGCCTTGCGGATGGCGCAGGAACGGCGGCTCGATCTGGACAGGCACGTGACAGGTTACGACTTCACTCTGCGTCAGCTGCTCAATCACACGTCCGGCCTGCCGGATTACTTCACTGTTCCCGACTACAGGGAGGCGGTTGCACGAAATGAGCAGCCGTGGACCGCCGAGCATCTGCGCGAGATCACAATGGCGCAGGGCCGACTTTTCGCTCCCGGACAAGGCTGGGCCTATTCCAATCTTGGATACATGCTCGCAAGGGATCTGATTGAAGACGTGGCTGAGCGGCCCTTTGCCGACCTGGTCAAGCACATAATCTGTGATCCGCTCGGCCTCGACAGTATCGAGCTTGCCGTCACGCGTCGCGATTTCGAGCGTGCCCACTGGACAGTGACGAAGGGGTATCATCCGGGCTGGGTGTATCACGGCTGCCTTGTGGGCAGTGCCGCCGATGCCGCGAGGCTCTTGCATGCCCTGTTCCGTGGCAAGTTGCTCAATGCGTCCGTCTTTGGTGAAATGCTGGTCCAGCGCCCACTTGGCGGGGCCATTGAGGGTCGCCCTTGGACGGAATGTGGATACGCACTTGGCCTCATGAGCGGGCGATGCGGGGATGTCGGTCGCGCCATCGGCCATTCCGGCGCTGGCCCATTCTGCGTCAATGCCGTCTACCACTTCCCCGATCTGCCGAGACCGGTGACCGTCGCGAGCTTCACCGATGGAGCGGATGAGGGCGTCGCGGAATTCGCTGCGGTTTCAGAGGCACGGCGCGGCTGA